One window of the Halobacillus litoralis genome contains the following:
- a CDS encoding BCCT family transporter gives MKSVSWVFWYGLAVCALVVLWGAAAPEHLKSVTTTATSFISTRFGWYYLLIIMLMLAFCIYLIFSRFNQIKLGKQDEKPEFGLVSWFAMLFSAGMGMGLVFWTTAEPISHAFKSSPNAEEGSAQAIKESLQFSFFHWGIHAWAVYALVALVLAYFKFHKGYAGLISATLIPLFGRERMEGLMGRLIDTLAVVATVVGVAATLGFGSAQINEGLAFLFNTPSNYGVQLIILIVSTALFIISAWSGISKGIKYLSNINMILGFLLMILLLIVGPTLYILNMFTDSIGNYITNFFNMSFRIAPINEENRKWIDGWTIFYWAWWISWSPFVGIFIARISKGRTIKEFMLGVLFVPAIVCFIFFAVFGVSALDLEQQGIAAISEYPMETATFAMLEQYPLGVLMSFITIFVIAIFFITSADSATFVLGMLSTSGSINPTGMVKIIWGLCLSSMAAIIVYFGGTQGLQNVLIIAAFPFSVIVLLMGYSFYKSANQEVISKRRKRKNEKQKA, from the coding sequence ATGAAAAGTGTTTCATGGGTTTTTTGGTATGGGCTCGCTGTTTGTGCGCTGGTTGTTTTGTGGGGAGCAGCAGCTCCTGAACATTTAAAATCAGTAACTACTACAGCGACCTCTTTTATTTCCACTCGTTTTGGGTGGTATTACTTACTGATCATTATGTTGATGTTGGCCTTTTGTATTTACTTGATTTTTTCAAGATTTAATCAGATCAAGCTGGGTAAACAGGATGAAAAACCTGAGTTTGGCCTCGTTTCATGGTTCGCTATGCTATTTAGTGCGGGGATGGGGATGGGTTTAGTATTTTGGACGACAGCTGAGCCTATATCTCATGCCTTTAAGAGTAGCCCGAATGCCGAGGAAGGCAGTGCACAAGCTATTAAGGAGTCCTTGCAATTCTCTTTTTTCCATTGGGGAATCCACGCATGGGCAGTATATGCGCTTGTGGCATTAGTCCTTGCTTATTTCAAGTTCCATAAAGGTTATGCAGGGTTGATCAGTGCCACCCTTATTCCATTGTTCGGACGAGAGCGGATGGAGGGGCTTATGGGCAGGTTGATCGATACTTTAGCTGTAGTTGCTACAGTCGTTGGTGTTGCAGCTACGCTCGGATTCGGTTCCGCCCAAATCAACGAAGGTCTTGCCTTTCTTTTTAACACCCCGAGCAATTACGGTGTCCAATTGATCATCTTGATTGTCTCTACAGCCTTATTTATAATTTCAGCCTGGTCAGGAATCAGCAAAGGAATCAAATATTTAAGTAACATCAATATGATTCTTGGCTTTCTTCTGATGATTCTCCTCTTGATCGTCGGTCCTACGTTGTACATACTGAATATGTTCACCGATTCGATCGGCAATTATATTACGAACTTTTTCAATATGAGTTTCCGAATCGCACCGATAAACGAGGAAAACCGTAAGTGGATTGATGGATGGACGATTTTCTACTGGGCATGGTGGATTTCCTGGTCTCCTTTCGTTGGTATATTCATTGCCAGAATTTCAAAAGGACGTACCATCAAAGAATTTATGCTGGGTGTATTATTTGTTCCAGCAATTGTTTGCTTTATCTTTTTCGCGGTATTCGGAGTGTCCGCGCTGGATCTAGAACAGCAAGGAATTGCAGCGATTTCTGAATACCCGATGGAGACGGCTACTTTTGCTATGTTAGAACAGTATCCGCTCGGTGTTTTAATGTCTTTTATCACGATATTTGTTATTGCGATATTCTTCATCACTTCCGCAGACTCAGCAACATTTGTACTTGGAATGTTGTCGACATCGGGCTCAATCAATCCTACTGGTATGGTTAAGATTATCTGGGGCCTTTGTCTTTCTTCAATGGCTGCGATCATTGTGTATTTTGGGGGAACCCAAGGGCTGCAAAATGTGTTGATCATCGCAGCTTTCCCTTTCTCAGTCATCGTACTGTTGATGGGTTATTCATTCTATAAATCTGCTAATCAAGAAGTAATATCGAAAAGAAGAAAAAGAAAGAATGAAAAGCAAAAGGCTTAA
- a CDS encoding chromate transporter, whose translation MVSFQLFIEFFIIGLFGFGGGYAMIPLMEQAVREHQWLTHQQFTDIIAIAGSAPGPIATNSALFIGYQTSGIGGAVIAAGSNLLPSLILVLLLIKLIARHSQTKMLNRGLYGIHPVITALILYAGIRMGVQNELFSNLKDYPQYFILIMAMFLLHKKVSPVWVIGLSGMLGILIYGF comes from the coding sequence ATGGTCTCCTTCCAATTATTCATCGAATTTTTCATCATCGGATTATTCGGTTTTGGTGGCGGTTATGCGATGATTCCCCTTATGGAACAGGCGGTTCGTGAACACCAGTGGCTGACTCATCAACAATTTACAGACATCATAGCCATTGCTGGATCGGCGCCTGGACCGATTGCCACTAATTCCGCATTATTCATCGGCTATCAAACATCAGGAATTGGAGGCGCGGTCATAGCTGCAGGCAGTAATTTACTGCCTTCCCTGATCCTTGTTCTCCTATTAATCAAACTAATCGCCCGTCATTCCCAAACCAAAATGTTGAACCGTGGTCTGTACGGCATTCACCCCGTGATTACAGCGCTGATATTATATGCTGGCATCCGGATGGGTGTACAAAATGAACTATTTTCGAATTTAAAGGATTACCCACAATATTTCATTTTAATTATGGCGATGTTTTTACTGCACAAAAAGGTATCCCCTGTATGGGTGATTGGCCTTTCTGGAATGTTAGGAATATTGATTTACGGTTTTTAA
- a CDS encoding VOC family protein: MYEGIHHVSLLVTDIEKSKHFYGEILGFEENHHRPDFDFPGAWYQIGQTQLHLIVHAEGKTLRGTRLIDSRDGHFAIRVKNIEQFIKRMEKNEVEILNKPNNKTDWHQVFISDPDGNLIEFNC; the protein is encoded by the coding sequence ATGTACGAAGGGATTCATCATGTATCACTATTAGTAACGGACATTGAGAAGTCAAAACACTTCTACGGAGAAATCTTAGGGTTTGAGGAAAATCACCATCGACCGGACTTCGATTTCCCTGGTGCATGGTATCAAATCGGGCAAACACAGCTCCATTTAATTGTCCATGCAGAAGGAAAAACACTTCGAGGAACGAGACTGATTGATTCTCGTGATGGTCATTTTGCAATAAGAGTGAAAAATATAGAGCAATTCATAAAAAGAATGGAGAAGAATGAAGTGGAAATTCTCAACAAACCGAATAACAAAACGGATTGGCATCAAGTATTTATCAGTGATCCTGATGGGAATTTGATCGAATTCAACTGTTGA
- a CDS encoding DUF6376 family protein: MQKIAIGLLLVSSMLGGCSILEGVNNTLSYVDEATEYANEANTFAEEAPALAEQAVRDEQAAQELETKLEDMKQDIEEFNELESPDMTADLHDQVVDHNNRALEGINVYLDNMENGKLDSKVIENTEVFQTLNELTSIIDQIQQIGE, translated from the coding sequence ATGCAGAAAATAGCCATTGGTTTACTACTTGTAAGCTCCATGCTTGGAGGTTGTTCAATACTCGAGGGAGTGAACAACACGTTGTCTTATGTGGACGAAGCCACAGAATATGCAAATGAAGCCAATACCTTTGCTGAAGAGGCGCCTGCTCTTGCCGAACAAGCGGTAAGGGATGAGCAAGCAGCGCAAGAACTCGAAACGAAATTGGAAGATATGAAACAAGATATAGAAGAATTCAATGAACTGGAGTCTCCTGATATGACAGCGGATTTGCACGATCAAGTGGTCGATCACAACAATCGAGCGTTAGAAGGTATCAATGTCTATTTAGACAATATGGAAAATGGTAAGCTTGATTCAAAGGTTATCGAAAATACGGAAGTTTTTCAGACATTGAACGAACTGACGAGCATCATCGATCAAATTCAACAAATAGGGGAATAA
- a CDS encoding chromate transporter produces the protein MAFQTKFTTPPENHLRVLLELLLTFMKISPLTFGGGIAMIPHIESEIVKKRRWFTSEDVPEIIAVSQSAPGSIAINASIYIGYTVSGIGGALTAMLGMLLPAGMIIVLLTYLFLTYQDLSVVQDAFQGIRPAIIGLILFAGLKIGKGAIHDRFTFFLFLIAIFSLGSIAISPVFLIVGGALAGWLYHAWNNRRS, from the coding sequence GTGGCGTTCCAGACTAAATTCACCACGCCACCAGAAAACCATTTACGTGTTCTTCTTGAGCTGCTGCTTACTTTTATGAAAATCAGTCCGCTCACCTTTGGCGGTGGGATCGCTATGATTCCGCACATTGAATCAGAAATCGTAAAGAAAAGAAGATGGTTCACAAGTGAAGATGTTCCGGAAATTATCGCCGTTTCTCAATCTGCTCCAGGATCCATCGCCATCAATGCTTCGATTTATATCGGCTATACGGTGAGCGGAATCGGCGGCGCACTTACAGCGATGCTGGGAATGCTTCTCCCTGCTGGAATGATCATTGTCCTTTTGACTTATCTCTTTTTGACTTATCAAGATTTATCTGTCGTACAAGATGCATTTCAAGGGATACGGCCAGCAATCATCGGACTCATCTTATTTGCAGGTCTTAAAATCGGCAAAGGGGCGATTCATGACCGGTTTACTTTCTTCCTCTTTCTTATTGCAATTTTCTCGCTTGGCAGCATAGCCATCTCCCCGGTTTTTTTAATCGTTGGAGGAGCTCTAGCTGGCTGGCTATATCATGCCTGGAATAATAGAAGGAGCTGA
- a CDS encoding amidohydrolase family protein, translated as MPKQRIPLVDTDIHERVQYEELLQYLDEPFKHYITNCHWIQEKHMPYTQPSVAGVDRADAVVPDGRPAGSDLAFMQEQLLDDIGHEFGILTGALDPSPSSMHGWYEMAAALASAYNDWQIDKWLDQDERLYGSVHVAAQDRDEAVKEIERVGDHPKMVQVLLPIDDIMWGDPYYHPIFEAAEKHDLMIGMHHNEPPVYYGKWPRYFIEWHTLIPTAHMKQVTNMIFNGVFDKFPNLGLMMIEGGFTFIPHLMWKMDQQFRDLRHEVPWLKRKPSDIMKDQVRFCTQPSEELNKKDFMSLIDQMGTDEMICFATDYPHWDYDSPHRALPNLDPELKQKIYSENARNFYPKIPKSGGEIT; from the coding sequence ATGCCTAAACAACGTATTCCATTAGTAGATACAGATATCCATGAACGTGTCCAATATGAAGAACTTCTTCAATACCTGGACGAACCATTCAAGCACTACATTACGAATTGTCATTGGATACAGGAAAAACATATGCCATACACACAACCATCCGTGGCCGGGGTCGACAGGGCTGATGCGGTTGTCCCAGACGGAAGGCCTGCCGGCTCCGATTTAGCCTTCATGCAAGAACAGCTTCTTGATGATATCGGCCATGAATTCGGGATTTTGACTGGGGCCTTGGATCCTTCCCCGTCTTCCATGCACGGTTGGTACGAAATGGCCGCAGCTTTAGCGTCCGCTTATAACGATTGGCAAATCGATAAGTGGTTAGACCAGGATGAACGCTTATACGGTTCTGTGCATGTGGCTGCCCAAGATCGTGATGAAGCAGTGAAAGAGATTGAGAGAGTCGGTGATCATCCGAAGATGGTCCAGGTCTTACTGCCGATCGATGACATCATGTGGGGAGATCCGTACTATCATCCGATTTTCGAAGCTGCCGAAAAACATGACTTGATGATCGGCATGCACCATAACGAACCACCTGTCTATTATGGGAAATGGCCAAGATATTTTATCGAATGGCATACGTTGATTCCCACAGCTCATATGAAACAAGTCACGAATATGATTTTCAACGGTGTGTTTGATAAATTCCCTAACCTCGGTCTAATGATGATTGAAGGTGGGTTCACGTTCATTCCTCACCTTATGTGGAAAATGGATCAGCAGTTCAGGGACTTGCGTCATGAAGTGCCGTGGCTCAAAAGAAAGCCAAGCGACATTATGAAAGACCAGGTGCGTTTCTGTACACAACCATCTGAAGAATTAAATAAAAAAGACTTCATGTCACTGATCGATCAAATGGGGACAGACGAAATGATCTGTTTTGCGACAGACTACCCTCACTGGGATTACGACTCCCCTCATAGAGCATTACCAAATTTAGACCCAGAGCTCAAACAGAAAATTTATTCAGAAAATGCCAGAAACTTTTATCCGAAAATACCGAAGTCAGGAGGAGAGATTACATGA
- a CDS encoding aldehyde dehydrogenase family protein — MRIGSIINGEEVKGENREVLTVLNPYNQEVVAEVVLAVVEDLDKAIEQSFEFFHQTMKKMPAYQRSDILRKTADLLAERKETFAEMVTKEAGKPLKYSRGEVERSIQVLRFASEHAKQISSEVIPMDAAIGGENRLGITKREPLGVVAAITPFNFPLNLSLHKIAPAIAAGNTIIFKPAEKTPVSAYMLTRLFHEAGLPPGALNLVMGRGEVVGDPLVEHDMVHKVTFTGSLPVGRRIRERAGFKKVTLELGSNSPNLLFDDIEVEHVVTDLVKGAFVFSGQVCISAQRVYVHKSLYDSFLEEYIKQTEALNIGDPMEEATDFGPMISEEEAERAKLWIDDAVDKGAKVEIGGEQKGTILTPTIITNVKNDMKIIAEEVFAPIVSVLPFETEEEVVRMANDSIYGLQAGVFTKDISRAFRVADQLEMGGVWINEISTYRQDNHPYGGVKQSGIGKEGVKYAVEDMTEMKFIGVNLKDRL, encoded by the coding sequence ATGAGGATTGGTTCAATCATCAATGGAGAAGAAGTCAAAGGAGAAAATCGGGAAGTATTGACGGTCTTAAATCCATACAACCAGGAAGTAGTGGCAGAAGTCGTATTAGCGGTGGTCGAGGACTTGGATAAAGCGATTGAGCAAAGCTTTGAATTTTTTCATCAGACAATGAAAAAGATGCCTGCTTATCAAAGATCTGATATTTTACGGAAAACGGCAGATTTGTTGGCAGAAAGAAAAGAGACTTTCGCCGAAATGGTTACGAAAGAAGCAGGGAAACCGTTGAAGTACAGCAGGGGAGAAGTAGAGCGGTCTATCCAGGTACTGAGGTTCGCGTCTGAACATGCCAAACAGATCAGCAGTGAAGTGATTCCGATGGATGCTGCCATCGGAGGGGAAAACAGGTTAGGAATAACAAAGCGTGAACCACTGGGTGTGGTCGCTGCCATTACTCCTTTCAATTTTCCGTTGAATCTCTCACTTCATAAAATAGCTCCAGCGATTGCAGCTGGTAATACGATCATTTTTAAACCTGCAGAAAAGACACCTGTTTCTGCGTATATGCTCACCCGTTTGTTCCATGAAGCCGGCCTGCCCCCAGGAGCTCTGAACTTGGTGATGGGACGTGGAGAAGTGGTGGGAGATCCACTTGTTGAACATGATATGGTTCATAAAGTAACTTTTACTGGAAGCTTGCCTGTCGGAAGGAGAATCCGGGAAAGAGCTGGATTCAAGAAGGTCACCTTAGAATTAGGGTCAAACTCCCCCAACCTTCTGTTTGACGATATAGAGGTCGAACATGTCGTCACTGATTTAGTCAAAGGTGCTTTCGTTTTTTCCGGACAAGTGTGTATTTCAGCTCAACGGGTCTATGTGCATAAATCGTTATATGATTCGTTCTTGGAAGAGTATATAAAACAAACGGAAGCTCTGAACATTGGCGACCCAATGGAAGAAGCGACTGATTTTGGTCCGATGATCAGCGAAGAAGAAGCAGAAAGAGCTAAGCTTTGGATTGATGATGCCGTAGATAAAGGGGCAAAAGTCGAAATTGGCGGAGAACAGAAAGGAACGATTTTGACTCCGACGATCATTACGAATGTCAAAAATGATATGAAGATCATCGCTGAAGAGGTGTTCGCACCGATTGTTTCGGTCCTTCCTTTTGAAACGGAAGAGGAAGTTGTCCGGATGGCAAATGATTCGATCTATGGTCTGCAGGCGGGGGTCTTTACGAAGGATATCAGCCGGGCCTTCCGTGTCGCAGATCAATTGGAAATGGGCGGAGTCTGGATCAATGAGATTTCGACTTACCGTCAGGATAACCACCCATATGGTGGTGTTAAGCAAAGCGGGATTGGTAAAGAAGGTGTCAAATATGCGGTTGAAGATATGACAGAAATGAAATTTATCGGGGTCAATTTAAAAGATCGTCTTTGA
- a CDS encoding BCCT family transporter: MDKKKLIDYKIFVPSILIMIAISIPFAMYEAESLELLNSIFDYIVDVFSWGYLWYGIILVVAGLYFSFSKYGQVVLGDPKEKPRFSLFEYASILIAMGVGSTIMRTGMLQWTSVANDPPAGVEAGSPEALLWGNAYSMFLWGFQVFAIFVMIAPAMGYILHVKKRPLMRISEACRVLFGDKFTDGIGGKVLDVLFLVSILAGAAVTLGLGAPIITQNLSHLLNIEVNFGLTIIVTIVWVFLFSLSAYLGIEKGIKRLSTWNMYLAGIFAIFILLGGPGVFILNYFSDSLSFLLSNYLNISLNTDSVHQGEASHIQSNTVFWFAYSATWAMLHSVFAAKISRGRTIKEMILTYFLAPTLLSWVATGVLGGLGVHRYLTGDLSVLNLVKEEERMAAIPEILSTLPFGEIAIIIFMVVALIFLTTTLDSTTYTVAAYTSTRDMSKYEPPKLLRIVIAAVITVLSLVLMRIGGLAPLEVISGLMGLPVIIIQFILIYAAKKMIDEDQAWKNNIRKSS; the protein is encoded by the coding sequence ATGGATAAGAAGAAGTTGATTGATTACAAGATTTTTGTTCCCTCAATACTGATTATGATTGCAATCAGTATTCCTTTTGCCATGTATGAGGCAGAGTCATTGGAATTGCTCAATTCCATTTTTGATTATATTGTGGACGTGTTCAGTTGGGGCTATTTATGGTATGGAATCATTCTCGTAGTCGCAGGACTATATTTTTCATTTTCTAAATATGGTCAGGTCGTACTTGGTGATCCTAAAGAAAAACCCCGCTTCTCGTTATTTGAATATGCATCGATTTTGATTGCCATGGGTGTAGGTTCGACGATTATGCGGACGGGGATGCTGCAATGGACGTCGGTTGCGAACGACCCGCCAGCAGGAGTCGAAGCCGGTTCACCAGAAGCGCTGCTCTGGGGTAATGCCTATAGTATGTTCTTATGGGGATTCCAAGTTTTCGCTATCTTTGTCATGATCGCACCAGCGATGGGGTATATCCTTCACGTGAAAAAAAGACCACTAATGAGGATATCCGAGGCTTGCCGGGTTCTGTTCGGTGATAAGTTTACAGATGGGATTGGTGGAAAGGTTCTGGACGTTTTATTCCTTGTCAGTATTTTAGCTGGAGCTGCCGTGACGCTTGGGCTTGGGGCACCGATTATTACCCAAAACCTTTCCCATCTATTAAATATCGAAGTGAATTTCGGACTGACGATTATAGTTACGATTGTTTGGGTGTTCTTATTTTCACTTAGTGCCTACTTAGGAATTGAGAAAGGTATCAAGCGCTTGAGTACATGGAATATGTATTTGGCCGGGATTTTTGCTATATTCATTCTATTGGGCGGCCCTGGTGTATTCATCTTGAACTATTTCTCTGATAGTTTGTCCTTTTTATTATCAAATTATCTTAACATTTCCTTGAATACTGACTCTGTCCACCAAGGTGAAGCTTCCCACATACAAAGTAATACTGTGTTCTGGTTCGCATATAGTGCGACATGGGCGATGCTTCACAGTGTATTTGCAGCTAAAATCTCCAGGGGAAGAACAATAAAAGAGATGATTCTCACCTACTTCCTGGCACCTACGTTATTATCATGGGTCGCTACAGGTGTTCTTGGAGGATTAGGCGTGCACAGGTACTTGACAGGGGATTTATCCGTTCTTAACCTTGTGAAAGAAGAAGAACGAATGGCGGCTATCCCGGAAATTCTTTCGACACTTCCATTCGGAGAAATCGCGATTATCATATTTATGGTTGTTGCTCTCATTTTCTTAACGACCACACTCGATTCCACCACGTATACAGTGGCTGCTTATACGAGTACAAGAGATATGAGTAAGTATGAGCCGCCGAAGCTTTTGCGTATCGTCATTGCTGCCGTCATCACAGTGCTTTCACTGGTATTGATGAGAATCGGCGGACTCGCCCCATTAGAAGTTATTTCTGGGCTGATGGGACTGCCAGTAATCATTATTCAATTTATTCTTATTTATGCAGCTAAGAAGATGATTGATGAAGATCAAGCCTGGAAAAATAATATAAGAAAAAGTTCATAA
- a CDS encoding NAD(P)/FAD-dependent oxidoreductase, with the protein MTQTDNIVDVIIIGGGPTGLFAAFYGGMREMSVKLIDSLPQPGGQLMALYPEKNIYDVAGSPKILAKDLVHQLEEQAKQFDPHMCLEENVQNVEKLEEQLFKVTTTEDEHYGKTVLITSGAGAFQPRRLKHEAADKYEGKNLFYSITDLQAHKGQRVCISGGGDSAVDWALMLSEIAQETTLVHRRSQFRAHEHSLNQLKETNVKIKTPMAIDDLVGTEDQIESVVLKETKGELSEQLEIDSLIINHGFLSSLGAIKEWGLEIDKNSIIVNQKMETNISGIYAAGDITTYDGKVKLIATGFGEAPTAISQAKHYIDPDTRVQPPHSTRVLGGE; encoded by the coding sequence ATGACACAAACTGACAATATAGTGGACGTTATCATCATTGGGGGCGGCCCTACAGGATTATTTGCCGCTTTTTACGGGGGCATGCGGGAAATGTCAGTAAAACTGATTGACAGCTTACCGCAGCCAGGGGGTCAACTTATGGCCTTATATCCTGAGAAAAACATTTACGATGTGGCCGGATCTCCAAAGATTCTCGCCAAAGACCTCGTCCACCAACTGGAGGAACAAGCAAAACAGTTCGACCCGCACATGTGCTTAGAAGAAAACGTTCAGAATGTCGAAAAATTGGAAGAACAGCTTTTCAAAGTAACGACGACTGAAGATGAACATTACGGCAAAACAGTCTTGATTACGAGCGGAGCCGGCGCCTTTCAACCACGTCGACTGAAGCACGAAGCAGCTGATAAATATGAAGGGAAAAATCTTTTCTACTCCATCACTGACTTACAAGCCCATAAAGGTCAAAGAGTCTGCATTTCAGGCGGAGGAGATTCAGCGGTAGATTGGGCCCTTATGCTTTCAGAAATTGCCCAGGAGACAACACTTGTCCACCGACGCAGTCAATTCAGGGCACATGAACACAGCCTAAATCAATTGAAAGAAACCAATGTCAAAATCAAAACCCCGATGGCAATTGATGATTTGGTCGGCACAGAAGACCAAATTGAGTCTGTCGTATTGAAAGAAACCAAGGGGGAACTATCCGAACAGCTGGAAATCGATTCCTTGATCATCAACCACGGATTTCTCTCAAGTCTTGGAGCTATAAAAGAATGGGGATTGGAAATCGACAAGAATTCCATTATCGTCAATCAGAAAATGGAAACGAATATATCTGGCATATACGCAGCCGGGGATATAACAACCTATGATGGAAAAGTGAAGCTTATCGCGACAGGGTTCGGGGAAGCCCCGACAGCAATCAGCCAGGCAAAACATTATATAGACCCTGACACAAGAGTTCAGCCGCCCCACAGCACCAGAGTTCTAGGCGGAGAATGA
- a CDS encoding acetolactate synthase large subunit produces MNVAQLLVKCLENEGVDYIFGVPGEENIDLMDALLDSDIEFIVTRHETSAAFMAGTYGRLTGKPGVCLATLGPGATNLLTGVANANMDHCPLIAITGQAGMNRQHKISHQYYDLVDIFEPVTKWNAQIKTGEIVPEVVRKAYQLAMQEKPGATHIDLPEDIASMEVDGQPLPITGHSLPNANDKVIEEAADLILKADHPLILAGNGITRGHASEELQRFAEETNIPVVHTFMGKGALSWKNELSLLTAGLSGKDYITCGFKQADLIITIGFDMAETPPENWNPEGTTPILHMDTEEAEIDSHYPVSLNVVGDIQENLRKLNKVMPQKEREIDWFRSIREDALEELKSFKQDNGFPVKPQKIICDLREVLKDEDIAISDVGAHKMWMARMFHTALPNTCLISNGLASMGVAVPSAIAAKMVYPDRSIVAVCGDGSFLMTGAELETAVRLNLPIVILLWRDDGYGLIEWHQMKKFQRPSYIDFGNPDFVKLAESFGWEGIEIESSEELRPALERAISLKKPVLIDCPVDYGENMKLTEKLRDINC; encoded by the coding sequence ATGAATGTTGCACAATTGCTTGTGAAGTGTTTGGAAAATGAAGGTGTAGATTACATTTTCGGAGTTCCGGGGGAAGAGAATATTGATTTGATGGATGCTTTACTTGATTCTGATATTGAATTCATTGTGACCCGTCATGAAACGAGCGCCGCTTTTATGGCAGGGACATACGGGAGGTTGACAGGAAAACCGGGGGTCTGTTTAGCCACTTTAGGGCCTGGTGCAACCAACTTATTGACAGGTGTGGCGAATGCCAACATGGATCATTGCCCGCTCATAGCAATCACTGGTCAAGCAGGGATGAATCGTCAACATAAAATCTCGCATCAGTACTATGATCTTGTGGATATCTTTGAGCCTGTGACCAAGTGGAATGCCCAAATCAAAACAGGAGAGATTGTACCTGAAGTTGTGAGGAAAGCTTATCAATTGGCTATGCAGGAAAAGCCGGGTGCTACTCACATTGATCTTCCTGAAGATATCGCCAGTATGGAAGTGGATGGGCAGCCTTTGCCTATAACGGGCCATTCATTACCGAATGCTAATGATAAGGTGATTGAAGAAGCTGCAGACCTCATTTTGAAGGCCGATCACCCACTTATACTCGCAGGGAATGGAATTACTCGCGGTCATGCCTCTGAAGAGCTTCAAAGATTTGCAGAAGAGACGAATATACCTGTGGTCCATACTTTTATGGGGAAAGGTGCGTTGTCCTGGAAGAACGAATTAAGTTTACTGACGGCAGGGCTCAGTGGGAAAGACTATATTACATGTGGATTCAAACAAGCCGATCTGATCATTACTATCGGTTTCGATATGGCAGAAACGCCACCGGAGAACTGGAATCCTGAGGGGACTACACCTATCCTGCACATGGATACGGAAGAAGCGGAGATCGATTCTCATTATCCAGTATCATTAAATGTCGTGGGTGATATTCAGGAGAACTTAAGGAAATTGAATAAAGTGATGCCTCAGAAAGAGAGGGAAATCGATTGGTTCCGTTCAATCAGAGAAGATGCCCTTGAGGAACTGAAGAGTTTTAAACAAGATAATGGATTTCCTGTCAAACCCCAGAAAATCATTTGTGATCTTCGTGAAGTTCTAAAGGACGAAGACATTGCCATTTCAGACGTCGGTGCTCATAAGATGTGGATGGCCCGAATGTTTCACACAGCCCTGCCGAACACGTGTCTGATTTCAAATGGTCTGGCTTCGATGGGTGTGGCTGTACCTTCAGCGATTGCTGCTAAAATGGTTTACCCTGATCGCAGTATTGTAGCTGTTTGCGGTGATGGTTCTTTTCTTATGACAGGGGCAGAACTTGAAACGGCTGTGAGGTTGAACTTGCCGATTGTCATTTTGTTGTGGAGAGATGATGGGTATGGATTGATTGAATGGCACCAAATGAAAAAATTTCAACGCCCCTCCTATATCGATTTTGGAAACCCGGATTTTGTTAAATTGGCTGAGTCTTTTGGGTGGGAAGGTATAGAAATCGAGAGCTCGGAAGAACTACGGCCTGCATTGGAGCGAGCAATAAGCCTCAAGAAACCCGTCCTGATCGATTGCCCTGTTGACTATGGCGAGAACATGAAATTAACTGAAAAATTGAGGGATATCAACTGTTAA
- a CDS encoding Rieske (2Fe-2S) protein produces MREQVVCKTTDIQPGQMMESVFGKQDVLVCRTPDGDFYAFRNQCTHQGAPLHKGMMCGATTEQSEPGEYQYCHRGEIIRCPWHGREFDIKNDGRMLANPDKKLPSFKVRVENENVIVYK; encoded by the coding sequence ATGAGAGAACAAGTCGTTTGTAAAACAACCGATATCCAGCCCGGGCAAATGATGGAATCCGTCTTCGGCAAACAGGATGTCCTGGTCTGCCGGACACCAGACGGAGACTTTTATGCATTTCGGAACCAATGTACCCACCAGGGGGCTCCTCTTCACAAAGGGATGATGTGCGGAGCGACAACGGAGCAAAGCGAACCAGGCGAATACCAATATTGTCACAGAGGAGAAATCATTCGCTGCCCATGGCACGGAAGAGAATTCGATATAAAAAATGATGGCCGGATGCTCGCCAATCCCGATAAAAAGCTGCCAAGCTTCAAAGTACGAGTTGAAAATGAAAATGTCATCGTCTATAAATAA